Proteins co-encoded in one Kutzneria chonburiensis genomic window:
- a CDS encoding anthranilate synthase family protein, giving the protein MLLDRIFDFSAYALLRRSPDTVDVLVGDVVSVPSLADIPLSSNEVLAIVPYRQIAERGFECVDDGAELLVLRVCERETVSLDEVLERVPDVPFSLVDAGFDIDDASYGEIVRKVLAEEIGQGAGANFVIKRTYTATIPSYTPATALAVFRRLLISERGAYWTFLVNTGDRTFVGATPERHVSVSDGIAMMNPISGTYRHPSGQPDRSELLEFLADSKETDELYMVVDEELKMMARVAARGGRVLGPYLKEMSRLTHTEYLLAGQTTVDVRDVLRETMFAPTVTGSPLENACRVIARYEQRGRGYYAGVLALIGPNGSSLDAPIMIRTAEISPSGSLQVAVGATLVRNSLPENEIAETYAKAAGVLSALHGQSVATLDTPSFAQDVQVLSALAARNDRLARFWLDQHASFDAPFAGRSVLVIDGEDTFTAMLSHLLQTLGFTVSIAMHDSVGMLSGHDLVIAGPGPGDPREHSSPKIAALRRHILEVLESGTPLLAICLGHQVLSSLLGFPLIRKALPYQGVQREITFFGQPQRVGFYSTFVATGTVPGTEICADPSTSEVHALRAPGFASTQFHPESVLTEHGIDILEQLLRDLLHPSE; this is encoded by the coding sequence GTGCTACTCGACCGGATCTTCGACTTCTCCGCCTACGCCCTGCTCCGCCGCTCCCCCGACACCGTCGACGTGCTCGTCGGTGACGTGGTGTCCGTGCCTTCACTGGCTGATATTCCGTTGTCTTCCAACGAGGTCCTGGCGATCGTGCCCTATCGGCAGATCGCCGAGCGTGGCTTCGAGTGCGTGGACGACGGGGCCGAGTTGCTCGTCTTGCGGGTTTGTGAACGCGAGACCGTCAGCTTGGACGAGGTGTTGGAACGCGTGCCCGATGTGCCTTTCTCGCTGGTCGACGCCGGCTTCGACATCGATGACGCCAGCTACGGCGAGATCGTGCGCAAGGTGCTGGCCGAGGAGATCGGGCAGGGCGCCGGGGCGAACTTCGTCATCAAACGTACTTATACCGCAACGATTCCCTCATACACCCCGGCGACCGCGCTGGCCGTCTTCCGGCGGTTGTTGATCTCCGAGCGCGGCGCCTACTGGACGTTCCTCGTGAACACCGGGGATCGCACGTTCGTCGGCGCGACCCCCGAGCGGCACGTGTCCGTGAGCGACGGCATCGCCATGATGAACCCCATCAGCGGCACCTACCGTCATCCTTCCGGCCAGCCCGACCGCTCGGAGCTGTTGGAGTTTCTGGCCGACAGCAAGGAGACCGACGAGCTGTACATGGTCGTCGACGAGGAGTTGAAGATGATGGCCCGCGTCGCCGCCCGGGGTGGGCGGGTGCTCGGGCCGTACCTCAAGGAGATGTCCCGCCTCACCCACACCGAGTACCTGCTGGCCGGTCAGACCACTGTGGACGTTCGGGATGTGCTCCGCGAGACCATGTTCGCCCCTACCGTCACCGGCAGTCCCCTTGAGAACGCCTGCCGCGTGATAGCCCGATATGAGCAGCGAGGTCGGGGTTACTACGCCGGGGTGCTCGCCTTGATCGGTCCGAATGGGTCCTCTTTGGACGCCCCGATCATGATCCGTACCGCCGAGATCTCGCCGTCCGGCTCCCTCCAGGTAGCCGTAGGTGCTACCCTCGTGCGGAATTCCTTGCCCGAGAACGAGATCGCCGAGACCTACGCCAAGGCTGCCGGCGTCCTGTCCGCGTTGCACGGCCAGTCCGTAGCCACTCTTGACACCCCATCCTTCGCCCAGGACGTCCAGGTGCTCAGCGCTTTGGCGGCCCGCAATGACCGCCTCGCCCGCTTTTGGCTGGACCAGCACGCGTCCTTTGACGCCCCGTTCGCCGGCCGTAGCGTGCTGGTCATCGATGGCGAGGACACCTTCACCGCCATGCTGTCGCACCTGTTGCAGACCTTGGGCTTCACCGTGTCGATCGCCATGCACGACTCCGTGGGCATGTTGTCCGGCCACGACCTGGTCATCGCCGGCCCCGGCCCCGGCGATCCCCGTGAACACTCTTCCCCCAAGATCGCCGCCCTCCGCCGCCACATCCTCGAGGTTCTGGAGTCCGGCACTCCCCTGCTCGCCATCTGCCTGGGCCACCAGGTCCTCTCGTCGCTGCTCGGCTTCCCGTTGATCCGCAAAGCCCTTCCGTACCAAGGTGTTCAGCGCGAGATCACCTTCTTCGGCCAGCCCCAGCGAGTCGGCTTCTACTCCACGTTCGTCGCCACCGGCACCGTGCCGGGCACAGAGATCTGCGCCGACCCTTCGACCTCGGAGGTCCACGCCCTCCGAGCGCCCGGCTTCGCCTCCACCCAGTTCCATCCCGAGTCCGTGTTGACCGAGCACGGCATCGACATCTTGGAGCAGCTCCTGCGGGACCTTCTGCACCCGTCGGAGTAG
- a CDS encoding magnesium transporter CorA family protein, whose amino-acid sequence MARTRLYRNGVLEARDFNPAEISDHLAEPGVTLWLDMCEPDESDLATISEELGLHRLAVEDAVHEHQRPKLDHYESHLFLAAYLATIDPTTMRLSTSEISVFITPTALVTVRKDPHFDIDKVVARWDTNADLAKSGVAFLLHGVLDFIVDSHIDAVQVLDERIEQVEEALFAEQVDLQPLQRESYRLRRSLMALRKVAGPMREVLEGVLRHGSHLVDRTMRPYFGDVQDHVLKTAGRIEALRDLAATLRETELTVQSNQLNVIMKKVTSWAAIIAVPTLITGFYGQNITYPGINTEWGFWVSTLVIVVASVGLWWSFRRRGWL is encoded by the coding sequence ATGGCTCGCACCCGGCTCTACCGTAACGGCGTCCTCGAGGCGCGGGACTTCAACCCCGCGGAGATCTCCGACCACCTGGCCGAACCGGGCGTGACCCTGTGGCTGGACATGTGCGAACCGGACGAATCGGATCTGGCCACCATCAGCGAGGAGCTCGGGCTGCACCGGCTGGCCGTGGAGGACGCCGTGCACGAGCACCAGCGGCCCAAGCTCGACCACTACGAGTCGCACCTGTTCCTGGCCGCCTACCTGGCAACCATCGATCCGACGACGATGCGGCTGAGCACCAGCGAGATCTCCGTGTTCATCACGCCGACCGCGCTGGTCACCGTGCGCAAGGACCCGCACTTCGACATCGACAAGGTCGTCGCCCGCTGGGACACCAACGCCGACCTGGCCAAGAGCGGCGTGGCCTTCCTGCTGCACGGGGTGCTCGACTTCATCGTGGACAGCCACATCGACGCCGTGCAGGTCCTCGACGAGCGTATCGAGCAGGTCGAGGAGGCCCTGTTCGCCGAGCAGGTCGATCTTCAGCCCCTACAGCGCGAGTCGTATCGCCTGCGGCGCAGCCTGATGGCTCTGCGGAAGGTCGCCGGACCGATGCGTGAGGTGCTGGAAGGCGTGTTGCGGCACGGGTCACACCTCGTCGACCGCACCATGCGGCCGTACTTCGGGGACGTCCAGGACCACGTGCTGAAGACCGCCGGCCGCATCGAGGCGCTGCGTGACCTGGCCGCCACGCTGCGCGAGACCGAGCTCACCGTGCAGAGCAACCAGCTCAACGTGATCATGAAGAAGGTCACCAGCTGGGCCGCGATCATCGCGGTGCCCACGCTGATCACCGGTTTCTACGGGCAGAACATCACCTACCCCGGCATCAACACCGAGTGGGGCTTCTGGGTGTCGACGCTGGTGATCGTGGTCGCGTCGGTCGGACTGTGGTGGTCCTTCCGGCGACGCGGGTGGCTGTAG
- a CDS encoding serine hydrolase domain-containing protein, with protein MEPLLPSTGRALLHRVAAEQSSKRAPSLAAAVVRDGQIVWSGGRGRVAGVVPDADTQYRIGSITKTFVAALVMRLRDEGKVELNAPYDKYVPGTAFGDVTVAQLLAHASGITAESPGLWWERTPGVEWPEMAERVGQAELKHRPGRRFHYSNLGYGALGELVSRLRGVSWLDAVRTELLQPLGMTRTTPMPEKPHAEGLAVHPWADVLLPEPAHDAVSMAPAGQLWSTLTDLARWARFVGGDTGGVLRPDTVAEMREPAVVEDGEQWTGGYGLGFQLARNRNRKLAGHTGSMPGFLATVWTHAESGTAAIAMTNTTTGVDVPSLCADLIDILATMEPPIPVEWTPLPEADPELLALTGTWYWGPAPRALRLLHDGWISLTPITGGGGRASRFRPTGRDTWIGLDGYYAGETLHVVRRPDGAVSHLDLATFIFSREPYEAAAEIPGGVDPNGWQAL; from the coding sequence ATCGAACCCCTGCTGCCCTCCACCGGGCGCGCCCTGCTCCACCGAGTCGCCGCCGAGCAGTCGTCCAAGCGGGCGCCGTCCCTGGCCGCCGCGGTGGTGCGGGACGGCCAGATCGTGTGGAGCGGCGGCCGCGGCCGTGTCGCGGGCGTGGTGCCCGACGCCGACACGCAGTACCGCATCGGCTCCATCACCAAGACGTTCGTCGCCGCGCTGGTGATGCGGCTGCGCGACGAGGGCAAGGTGGAGCTGAACGCCCCGTACGACAAGTACGTGCCGGGCACGGCGTTCGGTGACGTGACCGTGGCTCAGCTGCTGGCCCACGCCAGCGGCATCACGGCCGAGTCGCCGGGCCTGTGGTGGGAGCGCACGCCGGGGGTGGAGTGGCCGGAGATGGCCGAGCGGGTCGGCCAGGCGGAGCTCAAGCACCGCCCGGGCCGCCGGTTCCACTACTCCAACCTGGGTTACGGCGCGCTCGGCGAGCTGGTGTCCCGCCTGCGCGGCGTGAGCTGGCTGGACGCCGTGCGTACGGAGCTGTTGCAGCCGCTGGGCATGACCCGCACCACGCCGATGCCGGAGAAGCCGCACGCCGAGGGCCTGGCCGTGCACCCCTGGGCCGACGTTCTGCTGCCGGAGCCGGCGCACGACGCCGTGTCGATGGCCCCGGCCGGGCAGCTGTGGTCGACGCTGACCGACCTGGCCCGCTGGGCCCGCTTCGTCGGCGGTGACACGGGCGGCGTGCTGCGCCCGGACACCGTGGCCGAGATGCGGGAGCCGGCCGTTGTCGAGGACGGTGAGCAGTGGACCGGCGGCTACGGCCTCGGCTTCCAGCTGGCCCGCAACCGCAACCGCAAGCTGGCCGGGCACACCGGTTCGATGCCGGGCTTCCTGGCCACGGTGTGGACGCACGCCGAGTCCGGCACGGCGGCGATCGCCATGACCAACACGACCACCGGCGTCGACGTGCCGTCGCTGTGCGCCGACCTGATCGACATCCTGGCCACGATGGAGCCGCCGATCCCGGTCGAGTGGACGCCGCTGCCCGAGGCCGATCCGGAGCTGCTGGCCCTGACCGGCACCTGGTACTGGGGTCCGGCGCCGCGGGCGCTGCGGCTGCTGCACGACGGCTGGATCAGCCTCACGCCGATCACCGGCGGGGGCGGTCGGGCGTCGCGGTTCCGGCCGACCGGCAGGGACACGTGGATCGGTTTGGACGGCTACTACGCCGGCGAGACGCTGCACGTGGTGCGTCGTCCCGACGGCGCCGTCAGCCATCTCGACCTGGCCACGTTCATCTTCAGCCGGGAGCCGTACGAGGCGGCGGCCGAGATTCCCGGTGGAGTCGACCCGAACGGGTGGCAGGCGCTGTAA
- a CDS encoding zinc-ribbon domain-containing protein, protein MEKTVFFLIWGTRRTVQQLLMTMLVCNNCHNPAAHALRKFVTKFTLFFVPLFPINSRYQLQCTYCGYASELSKEQALALQSQHEVAAQQQTQQQLPQNLG, encoded by the coding sequence GTGGAGAAAACCGTGTTCTTCCTGATCTGGGGTACCCGCAGAACCGTGCAGCAGCTGCTGATGACGATGCTGGTGTGCAACAACTGCCACAACCCGGCGGCGCACGCGCTGCGCAAGTTCGTCACGAAGTTCACGCTGTTCTTCGTCCCGCTGTTCCCGATCAACAGCCGCTACCAGCTCCAGTGCACGTACTGCGGCTACGCCAGCGAGCTGTCCAAGGAGCAGGCGCTGGCCCTGCAGTCGCAGCACGAGGTCGCCGCGCAGCAGCAGACCCAGCAGCAGCTGCCGCAGAACCTGGGCTGA
- a CDS encoding DUF3558 family protein, which yields MDSGVAAAVALLTLGGCANAIEGRAEPILGSQSKVKGPPDRDGEAVLNALRMLDPCALLDGPGMAAAGLPGNAHPISRGPHSCSFSADRILDATVDVLVGEKTEYGNKYHELPVTIAGAKAYLDDRSLGGHQDCDVDIPVSFVMSVSVRYQPAYGSNANACNQVKLAAAGVIAKLGNPDAATMPASRPLGGWDGCSLLTAALPDLDPKKTTLDFYSAQSPYDSCSARQDDGNGKSSDLGDVEIKYDSDPLSGANRTPKQVGDKTANVSDMSTSCYVEWGLGPSGSADKLYDTVVVEVKLKGCDKATALAVKIQKALAGQAPSNAKPQRPLLYKPDEPDTAAVGACIDFSQNDGNCAPYQPFTLPASFDAWFPSTDTQPAIGCALAVDAVKEVFGDAYKPVVWGQHCFFVEPTHAMTITIDLATVYAPAKYGAREDLYSNVQTVTVSGKQAKSFTNTVHSGKPGEAPYNEYDIYVSPHNDINQPGMIAGLIQASPPRGSNEDAVADVTKLHDLDKVMAKIIADHVK from the coding sequence GTGGATTCGGGGGTAGCCGCCGCCGTGGCGCTACTGACACTGGGTGGATGTGCCAACGCGATCGAGGGCCGGGCCGAGCCGATCCTCGGCTCGCAGAGCAAGGTCAAGGGCCCGCCGGACCGTGACGGCGAGGCCGTGCTCAACGCGCTGCGCATGCTGGACCCGTGCGCGCTGCTGGACGGACCGGGCATGGCCGCCGCCGGCCTGCCCGGCAACGCGCACCCGATCTCCCGCGGGCCGCACTCCTGCTCGTTCAGCGCGGACCGGATCCTGGACGCCACCGTCGACGTGCTGGTCGGCGAGAAGACCGAGTACGGCAACAAGTACCACGAGCTGCCGGTCACCATCGCCGGCGCCAAGGCCTACCTGGACGACCGGTCGCTAGGCGGGCACCAGGACTGCGACGTCGACATCCCGGTCAGCTTCGTCATGTCGGTCTCCGTCCGCTACCAGCCCGCGTACGGGTCCAATGCCAACGCCTGCAACCAGGTCAAGCTGGCCGCCGCCGGCGTGATCGCCAAGCTGGGCAACCCCGACGCGGCCACCATGCCGGCCTCGCGGCCGCTGGGCGGCTGGGACGGCTGCTCGCTGCTCACCGCGGCGCTGCCCGACCTGGACCCCAAGAAGACCACGCTGGACTTCTACTCGGCGCAGTCGCCGTACGACAGCTGCTCGGCCCGGCAGGACGACGGCAACGGCAAGTCGAGCGACCTGGGCGACGTGGAAATCAAGTACGACTCGGATCCGCTGTCCGGGGCCAACCGCACGCCCAAGCAGGTCGGCGACAAGACGGCCAACGTCTCCGACATGAGCACCTCCTGCTACGTCGAATGGGGCCTCGGTCCGTCCGGCTCGGCCGACAAGCTGTACGACACCGTCGTCGTCGAGGTGAAGCTGAAGGGCTGCGACAAGGCGACCGCGCTGGCCGTGAAGATCCAGAAGGCGTTGGCCGGCCAGGCCCCGAGCAACGCCAAGCCGCAGCGGCCGCTGCTGTACAAGCCCGACGAGCCGGACACCGCCGCCGTCGGCGCCTGCATCGACTTCTCCCAGAACGACGGCAACTGCGCGCCGTACCAGCCGTTCACGCTGCCGGCCTCGTTCGACGCCTGGTTCCCCAGCACCGACACCCAGCCGGCGATCGGCTGCGCGCTGGCCGTCGACGCGGTCAAGGAAGTCTTCGGCGACGCCTACAAACCCGTGGTGTGGGGCCAACACTGCTTCTTCGTGGAGCCGACGCACGCCATGACGATCACCATCGACCTGGCCACGGTGTACGCGCCGGCCAAGTACGGGGCCCGCGAGGACCTGTACTCCAACGTTCAGACGGTCACGGTGTCGGGCAAGCAGGCCAAGTCGTTCACCAACACCGTGCACTCGGGCAAGCCCGGTGAGGCTCCCTACAACGAGTACGACATCTATGTGTCGCCGCACAACGACATCAACCAGCCGGGCATGATCGCCGGGCTCATCCAGGCCAGTCCGCCACGCGGCAGCAACGAGGACGCGGTGGCCGACGTGACCAAGCTGCACGACCTGGACAAGGTCATGGCCAAGATCATCGCCGATCACGTGAAGTGA
- a CDS encoding PH domain-containing protein — translation MSEPQLEFAAAPSLNEPPEWLRLNGVMVIVTPLKEIVRAAIPLVAVFFAGGGVHGWGQWLSLAGVAALIARGVTHWATARYRITDDQVELRSGLFNRKTRAVPRDRIRTVDITSEWQHRLFGLSALKIGTGRQDKSKDDELILDAITKTEAERLRTVLLTKTSTAPSVVDSVPAAETELVRVDRRWTWYAPFTLSGIAVVAAAFGAVWHFANDLHIRPDDITILHDGLELVGTESPWVLIPAAIVVLLLVATIASVLGYILSYWNFSVAREPSGTLHIRHGLLNTRSVSIEEARLRGVEVKETLPLRFVHGGRATAVVSGLRTGRGDERGGGLLLPAAPVAEAHLVAAKVLREPVDPTTASLTSHPRAALRRRLTRAVVSVLALALLAWIGYQLDILPFWVWIVFLVLTPFSAWLGHDRYRSLGHTLTHGYLVSRSGSLVRETIALRSDGVIGWRVHASYFQRRAGLVTLVATTAAGRGGYHVTDAGTSQALAFADEVVPDLVAQFLEPAT, via the coding sequence GTGAGCGAGCCTCAGCTGGAGTTCGCGGCGGCCCCGTCGCTCAACGAGCCGCCGGAGTGGTTGCGGCTCAACGGGGTGATGGTGATCGTCACCCCGCTCAAGGAGATCGTGCGGGCGGCGATCCCGCTGGTGGCGGTGTTCTTCGCCGGCGGCGGCGTGCACGGCTGGGGCCAGTGGCTGAGCCTGGCCGGCGTCGCGGCGCTGATCGCCCGCGGCGTCACGCACTGGGCCACCGCCCGCTACCGCATCACCGACGACCAGGTCGAGCTGCGCTCGGGCCTGTTCAACCGCAAGACGCGGGCGGTGCCGCGGGACCGGATCCGGACCGTGGACATCACCTCGGAGTGGCAGCACCGGCTGTTCGGGCTGAGCGCGCTGAAGATCGGCACCGGCCGTCAGGACAAGAGCAAGGACGACGAGCTCATCCTGGACGCCATCACCAAGACCGAGGCCGAGCGGCTGCGGACCGTGTTGCTCACCAAGACATCCACCGCACCGTCTGTTGTGGACAGTGTGCCGGCAGCGGAGACCGAGCTGGTGCGGGTGGACCGGCGCTGGACCTGGTACGCCCCGTTCACGCTGTCCGGCATCGCCGTGGTGGCGGCGGCGTTCGGCGCGGTCTGGCACTTCGCCAACGACCTGCACATCCGGCCGGACGACATCACGATCCTGCACGACGGCCTCGAGCTGGTCGGCACCGAGTCGCCGTGGGTGCTGATCCCGGCGGCGATCGTGGTGCTGCTGCTGGTCGCGACGATCGCCTCGGTGCTGGGCTACATCCTGTCGTACTGGAACTTCTCCGTGGCCCGCGAACCCAGCGGCACCCTGCACATCCGGCACGGCCTGCTCAACACCCGGTCCGTGTCGATCGAGGAGGCACGGCTGCGCGGCGTCGAGGTGAAGGAGACGCTGCCGCTGCGTTTCGTGCACGGCGGCCGCGCCACCGCCGTGGTCAGCGGCCTGCGCACCGGTCGTGGCGACGAGCGCGGCGGCGGCCTGCTGCTGCCGGCGGCGCCGGTGGCTGAGGCGCATCTCGTGGCGGCAAAAGTGTTGCGGGAGCCCGTGGATCCCACGACGGCTTCCCTGACTTCGCATCCGCGGGCGGCTTTGCGACGCCGGCTCACGCGGGCCGTGGTGTCGGTGCTGGCGCTGGCGTTGCTCGCGTGGATCGGCTACCAGCTGGACATCCTGCCGTTCTGGGTGTGGATCGTGTTCCTCGTGCTGACGCCGTTCTCCGCCTGGCTGGGCCATGACCGGTACCGCAGCCTCGGTCACACCCTGACCCACGGCTACCTGGTCTCCCGATCGGGCTCGCTGGTACGGGAAACCATCGCGCTGCGGTCGGACGGCGTGATCGGCTGGCGGGTGCACGCCTCGTACTTCCAGCGCCGGGCCGGATTGGTCACGCTGGTCGCGACGACCGCGGCCGGGCGGGGCGGCTACCACGTGACCGACGCCGGCACGAGCCAGGCGCTGGCCTTCGCCGACGAGGTCGTCCCCGATCTGGTGGCCCAGTTCCTCGAACCGGCCACATAG
- a CDS encoding PH domain-containing protein, producing the protein MSETTGVRLRAPRERISRKAIPYWTVRALPGWLVLLVGEVLFKVLPADPPGTWLLVVIIVTAVLAVVHLAVMPSWRYRVHRWEVTPTAVYTQSGWIDQEWRVAPLSRIQTVDTERGPWEQLFGLAKVTVTTASAAGPLHIHGLDLEVARGLVDELTAATEASEGDAT; encoded by the coding sequence GTGAGTGAGACGACGGGGGTGCGGCTGCGGGCGCCGCGGGAGCGGATCAGCCGCAAGGCGATCCCGTACTGGACCGTGCGGGCGCTGCCGGGGTGGCTGGTGCTGCTGGTCGGCGAGGTCCTGTTCAAGGTGCTGCCGGCCGACCCGCCCGGCACCTGGCTGCTGGTCGTGATCATCGTGACCGCGGTGCTGGCCGTGGTGCACCTGGCGGTGATGCCGAGCTGGCGTTACCGGGTGCACCGCTGGGAGGTCACGCCGACCGCCGTCTACACCCAGTCCGGCTGGATCGACCAGGAATGGCGGGTCGCGCCGCTGAGCCGGATCCAGACCGTCGACACCGAGCGCGGGCCGTGGGAGCAGCTGTTCGGGCTGGCCAAGGTGACCGTGACGACCGCATCGGCGGCCGGCCCGCTGCACATCCACGGCCTCGACCTCGAGGTGGCCCGCGGGCTGGTCGACGAGCTCACCGCGGCCACCGAGGCGTCCGAGGGTGACGCGACGTGA
- a CDS encoding amino acid permease: protein MSHTSQAVTVDDGDAGYHKGLKSRQVQMIAMGGAIGTGLFLGAGGRLVTAGPSLAIVYAIAGVFAFFVVRAMGELVMHRPSSGSFVSYSREFLGERSAFFVGWMYFLNWACSGVADVTAAAKYVQFFWPNVPQWIPALGALILVLAVNMVSVTLFGELEFWFAAIKVLALVVFMVIAIAVLVSRTPVDGNVTGPQLIAEQGGFFPHGLLPAVLILQGVVFAYAAIEMVGVAAGETAEPRKVIPKAVNSVGWRIAIFYVGSVLLLVMLMPSSSYNKDVSPFVTFLSSLGVPGAAGIMDIVVLTAALSSVNSGLYSTGRILRSLSSAGSAPKFLGVMSRGGVPYGGVLLTACVYVLGVVLNLFVPGESFEIALNFSALGILSMWSMIMVCNLALQRKARRGELERPAYRLPWAPYTNYLTLGFLVLVLALSYWDVPAGRIMIYSIPGVVLLLVLGWFAVRKRVRAQAAATPPGHLP from the coding sequence ATGTCGCACACCTCGCAGGCCGTCACGGTGGACGACGGCGACGCCGGCTACCACAAGGGCCTGAAGAGCCGTCAGGTGCAGATGATCGCCATGGGCGGGGCCATCGGCACCGGCCTGTTCCTCGGGGCCGGCGGCCGGCTGGTGACCGCGGGGCCGTCGCTGGCCATCGTCTACGCGATCGCCGGCGTGTTCGCGTTCTTCGTGGTGCGGGCCATGGGCGAGCTGGTCATGCACCGGCCGAGCTCCGGGTCCTTCGTGTCGTACTCGCGGGAGTTCCTCGGCGAGCGGTCGGCGTTCTTCGTCGGCTGGATGTACTTCCTGAACTGGGCGTGCAGCGGCGTCGCCGACGTCACCGCGGCGGCCAAGTACGTGCAGTTCTTCTGGCCGAACGTGCCGCAGTGGATCCCGGCGCTGGGTGCGCTGATCCTCGTGCTCGCGGTGAACATGGTGTCGGTGACCCTGTTCGGCGAGCTGGAGTTCTGGTTCGCCGCGATCAAGGTGCTGGCGCTGGTGGTGTTCATGGTGATCGCCATCGCGGTGCTGGTCAGTCGCACGCCGGTGGACGGCAACGTCACCGGGCCGCAGCTGATCGCCGAGCAGGGCGGCTTCTTCCCGCACGGCCTGCTGCCGGCCGTGCTGATCCTTCAGGGCGTGGTGTTCGCGTACGCGGCGATCGAGATGGTCGGCGTGGCCGCCGGCGAGACCGCCGAGCCGCGCAAGGTGATCCCCAAGGCGGTGAACTCGGTCGGCTGGCGCATCGCGATCTTCTACGTCGGCTCGGTGCTGCTGCTGGTGATGCTCATGCCGTCCAGCTCGTACAACAAGGACGTCAGCCCGTTCGTCACGTTCCTGTCCTCGCTGGGCGTGCCCGGGGCCGCCGGCATCATGGACATCGTCGTGCTGACCGCGGCGCTGTCCAGCGTGAACTCGGGGCTGTACTCGACCGGCCGGATCCTGCGGTCGCTGTCCTCGGCCGGCTCCGCGCCGAAGTTCCTCGGCGTGATGAGCCGGGGCGGCGTGCCGTACGGGGGAGTGCTGTTGACCGCCTGCGTGTACGTGCTGGGCGTGGTGCTCAACCTGTTCGTGCCGGGGGAGTCGTTCGAGATCGCCCTGAACTTCTCCGCGCTGGGCATCCTGAGCATGTGGTCGATGATCATGGTCTGCAACCTGGCGTTGCAGCGCAAGGCCCGGCGCGGCGAGCTCGAGCGGCCGGCCTACCGGCTGCCGTGGGCCCCGTACACCAACTACCTGACGCTGGGCTTCCTGGTGCTGGTGCTGGCCCTGAGCTACTGGGACGTGCCGGCCGGCCGGATCATGATCTACAGCATTCCCGGCGTGGTGCTGCTGCTGGTGCTGGGCTGGTTCGCCGTGCGCAAGCGGGTCCGCGCCCAGGCCGCCGCCACCCCGCCCGGCCACCTGCCCTGA
- the nagA gene encoding N-acetylglucosamine-6-phosphate deacetylase, producing the protein MYLLRHARLVLPGGVVDDGRLAVDGEWITELGTGANGGPHAGTEVVDLTGYVVVPGFVDMHVHGGGGGSFGEDLEQSRKVVEFHRAHGTTTTIGSTVTMALPELERAVEALSGLVQDGLLAGIHLEGPFISKARCGAHDPALLREPDEHVVAKLLERGHGAVKMVTLATELNGGLRAVRQLTDNGVIAALGHTDSSYEQAREAIDAGVTVATHLFNAMRGLHHREPGPIAAMLESETVAVELVNDGHHLHDAAVELAFQAAGHSRVSLITDAMSAAGAGDGSYELGALAVNVVDGVARLADNGSIAGSTLTMDSAFRRAVLVNQIPLERASVAASGTPARVLGIDDLVGSLDVGKRADLVVLDDRLTVAGVMSRGRWVTEIPAPLVNADAQ; encoded by the coding sequence GTGTACCTGCTGCGCCACGCCCGGCTCGTGTTGCCGGGAGGAGTGGTCGACGACGGCCGCCTCGCCGTCGACGGCGAATGGATCACCGAGCTGGGCACCGGCGCCAACGGCGGCCCGCATGCCGGCACCGAGGTCGTCGACCTCACCGGATACGTGGTGGTGCCCGGTTTCGTGGACATGCACGTCCACGGCGGCGGGGGCGGCTCGTTCGGCGAAGACCTCGAGCAGTCGCGCAAGGTCGTGGAGTTCCACCGCGCCCACGGCACCACGACGACCATCGGCAGCACCGTCACGATGGCGCTACCCGAACTGGAACGGGCCGTCGAGGCGCTGTCCGGTCTGGTGCAGGACGGCCTGCTCGCCGGCATCCACCTGGAGGGCCCGTTCATCAGCAAGGCCCGCTGCGGCGCGCACGATCCGGCGCTGCTGCGCGAACCCGACGAGCACGTCGTGGCCAAGCTGTTGGAGCGCGGGCACGGCGCCGTGAAGATGGTGACGCTGGCGACCGAGCTCAACGGCGGCCTGCGGGCCGTGCGGCAGCTGACCGACAACGGCGTCATCGCCGCCCTGGGGCACACCGATTCCAGCTACGAGCAGGCCCGCGAGGCCATCGACGCCGGCGTCACCGTGGCCACGCACCTGTTCAACGCCATGCGCGGCCTGCACCACCGCGAGCCCGGCCCGATCGCCGCGATGCTGGAGTCGGAGACGGTCGCGGTCGAGCTGGTCAACGACGGCCACCACCTGCACGACGCCGCCGTGGAGCTGGCTTTCCAGGCCGCCGGCCACTCCCGCGTCTCCCTCATCACCGACGCGATGAGCGCCGCCGGGGCCGGCGACGGCAGCTACGAGCTTGGCGCGCTGGCCGTGAACGTGGTCGACGGCGTGGCCCGGCTGGCCGACAACGGCTCCATCGCCGGCTCCACGCTGACCATGGACAGCGCTTTCCGCCGGGCCGTGCTGGTCAACCAGATCCCGCTGGAGCGGGCCTCGGTCGCCGCCTCCGGCACGCCGGCCCGGGTGCTGGGCATCGACGACCTCGTCGGCTCGCTGGACGTCGGCAAGCGGGCCGACCTCGTCGTGCTGGACGACCGGCTCACCGTGGCCGGCGTGATGTCCCGCGGCCGCTGGGTCACCGAGATCCCCGCCCCGCTGGTCAACGCCGACGCCCAGTAA